The region CCACAGGGGACCGTCTCAGGTCCAGTGTTGTTCTCTATCATGGTTAATGATATTGATGTTGTGAACCCAGAAACAAACCTGCTAATTAAGTTTGCAGACGATATCACTTTGAGTATTCTGATTGGGCCAAATTTGCCTGGTGACTCATCGGCCAGTGAAATTCAGAACATTGAGCTTTGGTCAAGTAGGAATCATATGAAATTAAACCTAAGACATGGGAATTAGTAATGAGAGGAAAGACCCCAAAAAACCGCCTCGGGACTGTACCTATTATAGAAAGAAAAAGCGAACTTAAATTATTGGGAGTAACCTTTCATGAAAATCCTTGCAACTGGGATACTCATTTTCATAATATGATGGATAAGGCTAATTCAAGACTCTATATTCTGAGGATTTGTAAGTACTATGGGTACACCTTAGAAGAGCTTATAATCTTATTTCATAGCTTAATTATGTCAGTATTTACATACGCAATTGAGGTCTGGGCATGTGCTTATGCTGTTAAATACCTCTCTAAGATCGATAAATTCTGCAAGCAAGCATGGAATGCAGCTACTAAAACGTAGAATATCATAGTCTCATTTTGAAGCATTCGGGTCATTGACTTTCAAGCAGTtggttggctcctaaaggagccgttttttttattggctttaCTCGCCAAGACGAACTCTACGACTTTCATGTGGTCTTTTTCTACGTGGTATCTAAACGAACCACCGCAGGAAAAGGTTTTTCCGCAACACCTAACAGTTCCTGGCCATTTCGTCTCGTCGACAATATACTTTCTCCACCCCcggttcttttttcttttctcctccGATGACATGTGTCTTTCTTGCGGAGGGTTTCAGTAATCTTTCAACAGTTCTTGAGAACTGGTCTTTCTGCTCTTCAATGTCTGTCTCTGCTGCATCCTCTGCCTTCGTTCCAACGTCTTCCCCACTACCCTCCCCCTGGCATGGTATGGTCGATGTAGCACGTTTCGCCGAACTCTCGCTCTCTATTTCGTCTAATGCTAAATTGTAGGTCCGCTTGATTCGCCCTCATTATCGTTTCCCTGTTCTCTTCATATGGCAACTAATGTTTGGAATTCAGGTTCGCCCTGTGTAATATAAAGCAAAGATATCAAATTAATACCTCAAAACTTGGGCGAAAGAACGACAATGACAATGTAAGCCATAGCAACGAATATTAGTGTTGTGCAGTTTAAATTTTAGAAAATTAGGCTAAGTAATATAATgaataccgtaaagactcgcagataagccacactcacagataagccgcaccccgtgtttagcaactcaaattttggaaaaaaacgtttttcatgaaaaaaaaatcgaaagaaatccaaagtcgagaccatgaagtgttctgtcttcatccaaggTAAACTCGCCAACAATGGATTGAAAAATACTTAAGTCTAacccgtaattttagctctttaatagaataaacatcatgtccaccacgtatgacatatgattgatattattctgatatttgttcacaggtatttctccatttaaggcagtttttccatatAATTTTGCGCGtgaatttgttgttttcttgcatgcactgtgcgaagctttgtaaccaggcataatatcGGACGATGGAAGACTGAACACCAAAATTCAcagcacctttcccaaatggtctcgcagataagccgcacctacgattttgatcgcaaatttttggaaaaaaggtgcggcttatctgcgagtctttacggtagcTACTTGATTGATGATCTTAAATAGTTAAAAAATCCCATCGCCCTGCTGTACACGATttgacaatatttttatttgttttaaccCAACGAATTTCATTCAAGTTTTGATGTGTTGTAGCTAAAAGTTGTAACATGTAATTTGAAGGTACAACACATTCCAAAACCGTTGAGCGTGCAAGTTGTAAGCAAAAGTTGTGCCGTGTAAGTTGGCCTCAAGCGAGGTTAATAAATCGTTTATTAAATGACTATTTCCTCTCTCTTGTACTTCGTCGGGGTGGAGCCGCTTTGACCTTTTTTTCTCTCGTGCCCTCCTCGTTGTGTGAAGGCGTTAACATTTTCGGTCAATGCCTGACCCTTTCCCCTGACCTTTTTAAGAACCCTTAAGGAATGGAGCCACTAAAAGGTACAATAtcatagttttatttttattcatgaaTGTTTCAGTCTTCTTTGTGGTATATCATGATATTAAATGATAATAAACAATGGTACCTCGTGGTACCCAAGAAATGAGTTGAAGCATTCGGGTCATTGACTTTCGAGCAGTTGGAGTCGTTTGTCTTTATTGGCTTTACTCGCCAAGACGAAATCTACGACTTTCATGTGGTCTTTTTCTACGTGGTATCGAAATGAACCACAGCGGGAAAAGGTTTTTCCGCAACACTAACGATTCCTGGCCATTTCGTCTCGTTGACAATATACTTTCTCCACCcacagttcttttttcttttctcctccGATGACATGTGTCTTTCTTGCGGAGGGTTTCAGTAATCTTTCAACAGTTCTTGAGAACTGGTCTTTTTGCTCTTCAATGTCTGTCTCTGCTGCATCCTCTGCCATCGTTCCAACATCTTCCCCACTACCCTCCCCCTGGCATGGTATGGTCGATGTAGCACGTTTCGCCGAACTCTCGCTCTCTATTTCGTCTAATGCTAAATTGTAGGTCCGCTTGATTCGCCCTCCCCTCATTATCGTTTCCCTGTTCTCTTCATATGGCAACAATTGTTTGGAATTCAGGTTCACCCTGAAATATAAAGACAAGATATCAAATTAATACCTCAAAACTTGGGCGAaaaaacaacaatgacaatgtaagccatagcaaaaaaaaattgtagtgtTGTGCACTTtaaattttagaaaattaaGCTAAATAATATAATGAATACCTACTTGATTGATTATCTTAAATAGTTAAAAAATCCCATCGCCCTGCTGTATGCGATTTGaaaatatttgtattttttttaaccgAACGAATTGCATGTGATTTTTGATGTGTTGTAGCTAAAAGTTTTAACATGTAATTTGAAGGTACAACACATTCTAAAACCGTTGAGGGTGCAAGTTGTAAGCAAAAGTTGTGCCGTGTAAGTTGGCCTCAAGCGAGGTTAATAAATCGTTTATTATATGACTATTTGATCTCTCTTGTACTTCGTCAGGGTGGAGCCGCTTTGACCTTTTTTTCTCTCGTGCCCTCCTCGTTGTGTGAAGGCGTTAACATTTTCAGTCAATGCCTGACCCTTTCCCCTGACCTTTTTAAGAACCCTTAAGGAATGGAGCTACTAAAAGGTACAATAtcatagttttatttttattcatgaaTGTTTCAGTCTTCTTTGTGGTATATCATGATATTAAATGATAATAAACAATGGTACCTCGTGGTACCCAAGAAATGAGTTGAAGCATTCGGGTCATTGACTTTCGAGCAGTTGGAGTCGTTTGTCTTTATTGGCTTTACTCGCCAAGACAAAATCTACGACTTTCATGTGGTCTTTTTCTACGTGGTATCGAAAGGAACCACAGCGGGAAAAGGTTTTTCCGCAACACCTAACGATTCCTGGCCATTTCGTCTCGTTGACAATATACTTTCTCCACCCGcagttctcttttcttttctcctccGATGACATGTGTCTTTCTTGCGGAGGGTTTCAGTAATCTTTCAACAGTTCTTGAGAACTGGTCTTTCTGCTCTTCAATGTCTGTCTCTGCTGCATCCTCTGCCATCGTTCCAACATCTTCCCCACTACCCTCCGCCTGGCATGGTATGGTCGATGTAGCACGTTTCGCAGAACTCTCGCTCTCTATTTCGTCTAATGCTAAATTGTAGGTCCGCTTGATTCGCCCTCCCCTCGTTATCGTTTCCCTGTTCTCTTCATATGGCAACAATTGTTTGGAATTCAGGTTCACCCTGAAATATAAAGCAAAGATATCAAATTAATACCTCAAAACTTGGGCGAaaaaacaacaatgacaatgtaAGCCAGAGCAACAAATAGTAGTGTTGTGCAGTTTAAATTTTAGAAATTAAGCTAAATAATATAATGAATACTTATATGATTGATCATCTTAAAATAGTTAAAAAATCCCATCGCCCTGCTGTACGCGATTTGAAaatatttgtatttgttttaaCCGAACGAATTGCATGCGATTTTTGATGTTGTAGCTAAAAGTTGTAACATGTAATTTGAAGCTACAACACGTTCTAAAACCGTTGAGCGTGCAAGTTGTAAGCAAAAGTTGTGCCGTGTAAGTTGGCCTCAAGCGAGGTTAATAAATcgtttattatatgactacagtccgacctctattaagcggccacctattaagcggccaccctccattaagcggccactttccaaagtcccgatttatttgtcagtaaattgctttacttaagacctctattcaacggccacctccattaagcggccgcggccacctttttgctgtcgcaagtgtattatttatgtggttttttacctccattaagcggccagcaAATTATCTTTCCTAGCGAAATGTTGATAGATGATACAAGATGATAACTGATAActacaagaaaacaagaaccgtGATTTAATCTCTACTATAACAAGCCACAAGCGGCGTACACGTGCAAACTTGTCACATCCGGCACTATACAAGCAACTATTCAGTACGTACTATCAATAGATTGAGCTGACCCACTGTTTTGTTACAACTAAAATCTGTGCAGGAAAACCTCATTACTACTTTACTGGAAATCTACAAAAATCCCTGCTCCTCAAGTTTTGATTTTAACCATTGAATTGAGAACTCGTCTCCTGTGAAGCAGTACTCGCATGGAATTTCTAAACCATAGCCGGCCCCTCTGTTTACGCGCTTGCCTTTGACAACAGCTCTCCCTTTGTTTGTTGGCCTCTTGAGAAATTTTGTAAGCCATAGGGCCATAAGCTTGGGAACATGTCCAAGAACTGTTTCGCCATTGAATTCATTCTCGTGGATGCATTTCCTCCTAGACCTCCCACCTTCTCTTTTGCGGACAATTGCTACAGCATTGTTATCAACCGCGTTAAGTGGCTCTCGCTTGAGTTCATATTCATCGCCTATCTCTGGTGTCCAAATTTCTTGATATTCATGATACCCTCTCATGAAAGAATTCACCTGTAATACGGTTTCGCTTGTTGATTCTTTTTCTGCCATAATCTTCTCCTCAAGCCAACAGAATAAACTTTGGACTGTCTGCTTACTGCCTTACAATGCCGGTACTGTAAATTGAAGCCGAATACATCAGATAATGGATTTCCATCCAAAGCAACTGTCATAAAAAGTGTCAACTTTTCCCGTGCCGCTTCAATCATGTAAAATCATGGATAAACGAGTGGGCAATTGTTTCCTTTATTAAACTGCAATTGATTTGCCTTGTCATTGTGTAGCAATAGCTCGCAATGATGGCTAGTGATTGTAGCTCTCGTTCTAAAGAGGTTTGTCAAATTTGCCGCCAGGAAACAAGTTATAGATGTTTGCAATGTGCCAAGCCAGTCTGCAACAGATCAAACAGTTGTTCCGTTGCCGCCTCTGAGGAAGAACCTGGATGGAAGCCACGGCATGCTGTGTCGATATGCATTCCGTGTACAAATTCAAAGCTTAAACCTTGCGTCGACGAACGGTCAGCTATACCAAAGGGAAGCAATACTACAAAGGCAAAGGCGAAACAAACACCAAATGGAAGCAATACTAGAAAGGCAAAGGCGAAACAAACATGCCCTGCAACGTTCCAAAAGAAGCGTAAATGTCTTGATATTTCGGAGAAAGTTAAAGTCCTcgaatttgcaaagaaaaacccTAAccttggatcaaggaaattagCTGACCATTTTGGAATAGGCAAGACGCAGATTCAAGCCATACTAAAAAACAAGGAGGCGATCATGGACGCCTATGCCAGCAATGAAACTCCAAATCACGCAAAAAGAAAACGCTCATCCAAGTACTCAGATGTGAATCAGGCTGTGTGGGACTGGTATATAATGTGCAGAAACTCTAACATCCCGGTTTCTGGTTCTATGCTCCAAGAAGAGGCGACGTTAATCGCAGAAAAATTACAGACTCCCGATTTTGTTGCTTCCAATGGCtggcttgaaaaattcaagcagAAGTACAGCATCTGCAACAAAATGGTCGCTGGGGAAGCAGGTGATGTAAGTAAGGAGACGATGGAAAGCTCGAACGAGCGTGCAAGGGAAATTACAACTGGGTGGAACGCGCGCGATGTTTGGAACATGGATGAGACGGGTTGCTTTTGGCGTGGTCTTCCTGAAAAAACCCTAGAAGCCAAGGGAAGACGGTGCACTGGGGGGAAAAAAGCGAAGCAACGACTAACATGGGCATTTTTTGTAAATGCGGAAGGGGAGAAGGAAGATCCTGTTGTTATTGGCACGTCCGTCAGTCCTAGATGCTTTAAAAACTTGCAGTCGCCAAGCCGGCCATACAACTGCTCCTATTTCGCCAATAGTAAAGCTTGGATGAATACAGAGATCATGACAACAATTCTGTCGAAGTTAAATCGCCAGTTGAAGCGCAACGATAGGCATATCCTTCTGTTTATGGATAATGCTCCCTGTCATCCGCAAACTCTGTCTGGAGAGTTTTCAAACATCACCGTTCAGTTTTTGCCAAAAAACACCACTTCCAAATCACAGCCACTAGATGCCGGTATAATCGCTAATTGGAAAGTCCTTTACAGAAAGCGAATGCTGCGGTACGTTTGCTCTCAAGTTGATGGTGAGAAAAATGCGTCCGAAATCGTCAAATCCATCAACGTTCTTATGGCCATTGAGTGGGGGAGACAAGCCTGGAACGATGTTCGCCAAAGCACTATCACGAAGTGCTTTCAGAAGACTGGCTTGTATCCACGTGATGAACCAATCGAGGACGACCCCTTTGAGGGAGAGGAACTTGCCAACCTGAAAACTATACTGGATAGGATACATGCTGAATGCTCTGTGGAGGAGTATGTTTCCTATGATGATGATACCGCAATCTGCGCCGGCTTGATCGATCCATCTAACCCAAACTGGAGGTCAGAGGTCAGAAATGAGTTGCTTGATGATGATCCGGACGTTCAATTCGTTTCAGAAGACACCTCAATTGACGACGACTTCGACAAGGAATTAGAAGAGCCATCAATCAAGAGCCTTGCAGAAGCGTTACACGTAACTGATCAACTCCGGCACTTTGCCCAGTTTAATGGGTACCAAGACCTCGCCCTAGCTGTAGGAAAGGCAAGTGACGTGATCTCGTCATTACAACTCCTCGCCCCAAAACGGCAAACAGCATTGACggattattttaaataaatcgTCTGTGAACTACAGCTaatatcaacgatgttttgcattttttctgtGCGTTATCACCCGACGAGACACTGTAAATTTCAACTACATGGAACTATGCATAGGTTGGAAATGAACTTGATGTTTTGTTACAATGAATATTGCATTTATCTTCATATACGTTCACGTTTTAAAAGCATTTTGCTATATCGAGTCAATAAAGTCATGTTTACTGCCATTCCTATCCAATTTATATtgtacctctattaagcggccaacctctattaagcggccacttttcaaagtcccgagggtggccgcttaatagaggtcggactgtattTGATCTCTCTTGTACTTCGTCAGGGTGCAGCCCCTTTGacctttttttctcttgtgcCCTCCTTGTCGTGTGAAGGCGTTAAGATTTTCACTCAGAGCCTGACCCTTTTTCCTGACCTTTTCAAGAACCCTTAAGGAATGGAGCTACTAAAAGGTACAATGtcatagttttatttttattcatgaaTGTTTTAGTCTTCTTTGTGGTATATCATAATATTAAATGATAATAAACAATGGTACCTCGTGGTACCTAAGAAATGAGTTGAAGCATTCGGGTCATTGACTTTCGAGCAGTTGGTTGGCTCCAAAAGGAGTTGTTTGTCTTTATTAACTTTAGTCGCCAAGACGAAATCTACGACTTTTCGTGTGTTCTTTTTCTACGTGGTATCTAAACGAACCACCACGGGAAAAGGGTTTTGCGCAACACCTAACGGTTCCTGGCCATTTCGTCTCATCGACAATGTACTTTCTCCACtccagttcttttttcttttctcctccAATGACATGTGTCTTTCTTGCCGAGGGTTTCAGTAATCTTTCAACAGTTCTTAAGAAGTGGTCTTTCCGCTCTTCGATGTCTGTCTCTGCTGCATCCTCTGCCATCGTTCCAACATCTTCCCCACTACCCTCCACCTGGCATGATATGGTCGATGTAGCACGTTTCGCCGAACTCTCGCTCTCTATTTTGTCTAATGCTAAATTGTAGGTCCGCTTGATTCGCCCTCATCATCGTTTCCTTGTTCTCTTCATATGGCAACTAATGTTTGGAATTCAGGTTCGCCCTGTGTAATATAAAGCAAAGATATCAAATTAATACCTCAAAACTTGGGCGAAAGaacaacaatgacaatgtaAGCCATAGCAACGAATATTAGTGTTGTGCAGTTtaaattttagaaaattaaGCTAAGTAATATAATGAATAGCTACTTGATTGATGACCTTAAATAGTAAAAAATCCCATCGCCCTGCTGTACGcgatttgaaaatatttttatttgttttaaccCAACGAATTTCATGCAAGTTTTGATTTGTTGTAGCTAAAAGTTGTAACATGTAATTTGAAGGTACAACACATTCTAAAACCGTTGAGGGTGCAAGTTGTAAGCAAAAGTTGTGCCGTGTAAGTTGGCCTCAAGCGAGGTTAATAAATCGTTTATTATATGACTATTTGATCTCTCTTGTACTTCGTCAGGGTGGAGCCCCTTTGACCTTTTTTTCTCTCGTGCCCTCCTCGTTGTGTGAAGGCGTTAACATTTTCGGTCAGAGCCTGACCCTTTCCCCTGACCTTTTCAAGAACCCTTAAGGAATGGAGCTACTAAAAGGTACAATAtcatagttttatttttattcatgaaTGTTTCAGTCTTCTTTGTGGTATATCATGATATTAAATGATAATAAACAATGGTACCTCATGGTACCCAAGAAATGAGTTGAAGCATTCGGGTCATTGACTTTCGAGCAGTTGGAGTCGTTTGTCTTTATTGGCTTTACTCGCCAAGACGAAATCTACGACTTTCATGTGGTCTTTTTCTACGTGGTATCGAAACGAACCACAGCGGGAAAAGGTTTTTCCGCAACACCTAACGATTCCTGGCCATTTCGTCTCGTTGACAATATACTTTCTCCACCCGcggttcttttttcttttctcctccGATGACGTGTCTTTCTTGCGGAGGGTTCAGTAATCTTTCAACAGTTCTTGAGAACTGGTCTTTCTGCTCTTCAATGTCTGTCTCTGCTGCATCCTCTGCCATCTTTCCAACATCTTCCCCACTACCCTCCGCCTGGCATGGTATGGTCGATCTAGCACGTTTCGCAGAACTCTCGCTCTCTATTTCGTCTAATGCTAAATTGTAGGTCCGCTTGATTCGCCCTCCCCTCGTTATCGTTTCCCTGTTCTCTTCATATGGCAACAATTGTTTGGAATTCAGGTTCACCCTGAAATATAAAGCAAAGATATCAAATTAATACCTCAAAACTTGGGCGAaaaaacaacaatgacaatgtaAGCGATAGCAACAAATAGTAGTGTTGTGCAGTTTAAATTTTAGAAATTAAGCTAAATAATATAATGAATACCTATATGATTAATCATCTTAAATAGTTAAAAAATCCCATCGCCCTGCTGTACGCGATTTGAAaatatttgtatttgttttaaCCGAACGAATTGCATGCGATTTTTGATGTGTTGTAGCTAAAAGTTGTAACATGTAATTTGAAGCTACAACACGTTCTAAAACCGTTGAGGGTGCAAGTTGTAAGCAAAAGTTGTGCCCTGTAAGTTGGCCTCAAGCGAGGTTAATAAATCGTTTATTATATGACTATTTGAtctctctaataataataataacaataataaaattattattattataacaacaATGCAGCAACAACAAATGgagagtattttttttccatttggtcatattatcattattaaaatGTTATTACTATTTAGTTTGTTTTATTCGGTATATCTTATTGAAGCAAACAACCTCGCCATTTGGTAGAGGTCATAAGCATTTCATATGTCTATAAGAAAATGGGATCTACCTTTGCTGCTCGCTTAGCTCCTGACTTCACTTCATGAAATGGTTATTGTTAGACACTGTCCTCGGCACGTACTGATACCTAAACAACTAAAAGAGATAGTCATTGCACGATAACCCTGTACACCTTCACTGCTCTGGTTTGATTGTGGTAGTCAAGCATAACCTGCATATTCTCATGTGTATTTTGTGGTGTAATAAGAATTccttggttcaattttttttgtccctTTTTTCAGTTTGGGTATTATGAATAAGGGTTTATAAAAAAAGGTTTAGGATAGGTGATAATTTTGGGCATTGCTTAATGAAATAAAGTTACATGAAAGGGAAACAGAAATTCAATAACATAAGTGTCAATGAGCCATAAGTAGCATAAATGATGAGAGCACTAATGAGAAGGCTAAAGACTTTCATAACTGTGGTGGCTCCTATAAGAGCCGTTTTTGGTTGTCCTTTTTTCCAACGAAGTCATCAGGCACTACGAAAATGACTTTTATAACTTTGGTGGCTCCTATAGGAGCCGTTTTTAGTCATCCTTTTGGCAATAATGTCGCCACGCAAAGAGGAAGAGGAGCAGCTGAGATTTTATTTCCTTCAAACAAAGAAGTCCATACAGCTTTCCTGAACAGAAAGGTCTTTGGCCTTAATATTCTTGTTGGGGCCATTCGTCCAGGATGCCTTGAGTGCTGATAGTACTGGACTGAGTACACATCTCGGCCAACATTctcattctgaaaaaaaaaaatcaacattataattattttctcgTGATTTTGCAATATAAAATTAGTAGGTAATGTCCTGTTGTTATGAAATTTCAACACGAAGACGCATTATAAAAGAGTTACGTCACCCACTAGTCAGAAAACCAGAACTTGGAAGAGACCTTTTTATGGCTTTCTTAGTAAATAAGGATCTTGAATGAGAAAGACAAACAACCTTGCAGAAAAGATGTCAGACTAATTAAAATTAGTAACAATGACAATACTGAACTACTGTGATGATGATTActtaactactactactactactactactactactactaccaccaccaccaccaccaccaccaccaccattGGTAGTCTAAAAGTTATTTTGTTCGTAACATGATTCAAGAAGTAAGATTACTAGCATATGTTGAACATACCCAATCCAATACAGCAAGAGACACCCTCATCATGTAGGTTTGATCACTGAAGTGGATTCTTTTAGGTGCATATATTAGAATAACGACATGGAAGGACTCTATGTAGAATGTGTCTCTGCACTATTAAACAAAGTGAGAAAGCTAACCAGCAACAGAAAATACCAagaataaacaaaacaatattatgATTTGTAATGGTGATAGGATTAAGTGGAGTGCATATTTAGGGCAGAATTGGGTTAGTAATTCCCAGAAAATATGGGAAGATTAATTTGTgtgaaaaagcttttttgtaGCTCAATATGCTCATGATTCAAGCTCAACTGATGCAAGCTGGATTATGTGTACAACTGTCCTAGTGCAAGCTGTCCACTTGCAAAGTGTCCAAGTCATGGTGAAGACCAATCACATTTGAGACTTTTGTTGATTATCAAACAATCAAACTTTTCCTCGTCGTTGACAATGTCCTCAATTATTGATGTTGCAATTACTATAAAGTAAACTCACCAAGAGGTAATCAGCTGGGTTCTTATAGATGGTTGTTTTCATTATGGCTGTTCTGTAAGCTTGTGCAGCTGCTAGGTTTGTTATTTGCTTCTTGGAGCAGACATATCCTTCGTGTTTGCACCGCGAATCTTGGTTGCAAAGGCCGTGCTTTCCCTGTCGTCAACAAGAATAATGGAAAATTTGTAGAAAAAATGTACACAAACTAATTCAGGACGTTTCCAGGCAACACTGGGAAAAAACCCTAACGTGTGAAACAGAAGCAAGAGTAAAGAGTCACTATTGTAGTGATTTGATTGGAAGTGCCTTATGCACGAAACATTTCTCAGGATGTACATACCGTATATGTACTGTTAACCAGAAaaggaataattattgtgataAACACCACAAGTAATGGCATGTGGCGGTTACCTGGTAATGATCcgcaatatttaacaaatattgttgaAATCCAGCTTAATTGTACCATTGTTGTTTCACATGGCCCAATAGAAGTGTGTTTTTGTGGCCTTGGCTGagacaatgaaaaacaattataaATTGTTCCATTGTAAATTAttccattaataataattattattatcctattatttttttgtctttttggttACATGTTTGTCATGCTTACCTTTGTCAGCTAGCTCTGTAAACCATTTGGTACCTTCATCTCGCCGAGCACCAGTACATATTTTCTTCATATCCCGTGCCACTCCCTTTGTACCTATCATGTATCATGTATCATGTCACGTAACACAATTGAGGCTGAGCATTGCAGTTTATGACCATAACATAACTGTATCGTGAGTGCATTGAATGAGGTCTTACAAAGGCACAATCGTTATGTTTACCATGCCATGTATCAAATGAGTTTTTGATGCCCTTTCCTCGGAACCATGTCTTTAGAGCCATGACACAGTCATGAGCAACTTCTGTGACATTGTAACCTACATGCAACAAATGGGGAAAAGAAAAACTTCCAAGTCTTATATAGAGACATGAATAGACAATAGATCAATT is a window of Montipora foliosa isolate CH-2021 chromosome 5, ASM3666993v2, whole genome shotgun sequence DNA encoding:
- the LOC138003001 gene encoding tigger transposable element-derived protein 6-like, with product MMASDCSSRSKEVCQICRQETSYRCLQCAKPVCNRSNSCSVAASEEEPGWKPRHAVSICIPCTNSKLKPCVDERSAIPKGSNTTKAKAKQTPNGSNTRKAKAKQTCPATFQKKRKCLDISEKVKVLEFAKKNPNLGSRKLADHFGIGKTQIQAILKNKEAIMDAYASNETPNHAKRKRSSKYSDVNQAVWDWYIMCRNSNIPVSGSMLQEEATLIAEKLQTPDFVASNGWLEKFKQKYSICNKMVAGEAGDVSKETMESSNERAREITTGWNARDVWNMDETGCFWRGLPEKTLEAKGRRCTGGKKAKQRLTWAFFVNAEGEKEDPVVIGTSVSPRCFKNLQSPSRPYNCSYFANSKAWMNTEIMTTILSKLNRQLKRNDRHILLFMDNAPCHPQTLSGEFSNITVQFLPKNTTSKSQPLDAGIIANWKVLYRKRMLRYVCSQVDGEKNASEIVKSINVLMAIEWGRQAWNDVRQSTITKCFQKTGLYPRDEPIEDDPFEGEELANLKTILDRIHAECSVEEYVSYDDDTAICAGLIDPSNPNWRSEVRNELLDDDPDVQFVSEDTSIDDDFDKELEEPSIKSLAEALHVTDQLRHFAQFNGYQDLALAVGKASDVISSLQLLAPKRQTALTDYFK